One genomic segment of Oncorhynchus mykiss isolate Arlee chromosome 10, USDA_OmykA_1.1, whole genome shotgun sequence includes these proteins:
- the LOC110534749 gene encoding zinc finger protein 221 isoform X4, which yields MSFELAFRSRVASIMETLTATALQDICQLMGETYAALRVEMVHEQNQSSRTKLQEMENGTGVENPANCMERIHKLSLRNFPVVEQILNEQEANGLWLEGDPTVEDEGPPSLVPEGEEPAQPLSQTTDMGVETWPAPPVIKQEEMDDDDMESQAYDKWIPVTHWANQNITGESDEQERSQSSGGSKELGLDDFKTEPSPLLVSAEDAAPPIKKKYDKRYTCEICGKTENKKARMTSHMRKHTGLPFNCDICGEKFQCQKLLTRHKRFNHYTGIIYSCSVCGKTFMQVTSRDTHERGHTGKNYWCSDCGETFKERQERDTHECIVYKGDRPFSCSECNKDFERQYHLKKHQLEKHSLMVEQTVEPEPESKDIEDQQSQFESESSEAPTHFTCDICGMTIMNKGNINRHMLTHTKKPFSCDICGENFKRKAQFTRHQGKHAKVEEKVEKPYSCTVCGMMFVYSKMRNNHERKHIGEDYCCSDCGKKFKERQEHECIVYKGDQPVRCSECNEDFERQYHLKQHQLEKHPLLVDQTVDPEPESKDIEDQQSQLFELAESSETEAPTRFTCDICGMIIMNKGNINRHKLIHTKKPFSCDVCGENFKSHTCLAKHQGKHKSVEEKIEPYSCSMCGMRFVFPKMRDNHECKHIGEDFWCSGCDKTFKERGDRDEHKCTVYKRDRPFRCSECNEDFERQYHLKRHRLEKHPLMLDQTRPGHDTATVVQGAQPSNDNDPKADMSTLGGKVPVTNSG from the exons GTTTGAGAAACTTCCCAGTTGTCGAGCAAATCCTCAATGAACAAGAGGCCAATGGTCTTTGGCTAGAAGGTGATCCTACTGTGGAAGACGAAGGTCCACCCTCACTGGTACCAGAAGGAGAAGAGCCAGCACAGCCTCTTAGTCAGACAACAGACATG ggggtggagacatgGCCTGCACCACCGGTCATCAAACAGGAGGAAATGGATGACGACGACATGGAGTCTCAAG CGTACGACAAGTGGATTCCAGTGACACACTGGGCCAATCAGAATATCACAGGAGAAAGTGACGAGCAAGAGAGAAGTCAATCATCTGGGGGATCCAAAGAACTTGGACTTGACGACTTCAAGACGGAACCGAGTCCGTTGCTGGTGTCAGCTGAGGATGCTGCTCCACCCATAAAGAAGAAATATGATAAAAGGTACACCTGTGAAATATGTGGAAAGACTGAGAACAAGAAAGCCAGAATGACGAGTCACATGCGAAAGCACACAGGGTTGCCCTTTAACTGCGATATCTGTGGCGAGAAATTCCAGTGTCAGAAATTATTGACCAGACACAAGCGCTTCAATCACTACACAGGGATCATCTACAGTTGCTCTGTGTGCGGAAAAACGTTCATGCAGGTCACATCTCGCGACACACATGAGCGTGGTCACACTGGAAAAAACTATTGGTGCTCAGACTGTGGCGAGACATTCAAGGAGCGCCAGGAACGCGACACACATGAGTGCATTGTTTACAAGGGAGACCGGCCCTTCAGCTGCTCCGAGTGCAACAAGGACTTTGAAAGGCAGTACCATCTCAAAAAACACCAGCTAGAAAAACACTCTCTAATGGTGGAGCAGACTGTCGAACCAGAACCTGAGTCCAAGGACATTGAGGACCAACAGAGTCAGTTTGAATCTGAGAGTTCTGAGGCACCCACACATTTCACCTGTGACATATGTGGAATGACTATTATGAATAAAGGCAACATCAACAGACACATGTTAACACACACAAAGAAGCCCTTTAGTTGCGATATCTGTGGTGAGAATTTTAAGCGCAAAGCCCAATTCACCCGACATCAGGGCAAACACGCGAAAGTTGAGGAGAAAGTAGAAAAACCCTACAGTTGCACTGTGTGCGGAATGATGTTTGTGTATTCTAAAATGCGCAACAACCATGAGCGCAAACATATTGGAGAAGACTATTGTTGTTCAGACTGTGGCAAGAAGTTCAAGGAGCGTCAGGAGCACGAGTGCATTGTTTACAAAGGAGACCAGCCCGTCAGATGCTCCGAGTGCAATGAGGACTTTGAAAGGCAGTACCATCTCAAACAACACCAGCTGGAAAAACACCCTCTATTAGTGGACCAGACAGTCGACCCAGAACCTGAGTCCAAGGACATTGAGGACCAACAGAGTCAGTTGTTTGAGTTAGCGGAGAGTTCTGAGACTGAGGCACCCACGCGTTTCACCTGTGACATATGTGGTATGATTATTATGAATAAAGGCAACATTAACAGACACAAGTTAATACACACAAAGAAGCCCTTTAGTTGTGATGTCTGTGGTGAGAATTTTAAGAGCCACACCTGTTTAGCCAAACATCAAGGAAAACACAAGAGTGTTGAGGAGAAAATAGAACCATACAGTTGCTCTATGTGTGGAATGAGGTTTGTATTTCCTAAAATGCGTGACAACCATGAATGCAAACACATTGGAGAAGACTTCTGGTGCTCAGGATGTGACAAGACGTTCAAGGAGCGAGGGGATCGCGATGAGCACAAGTGCACTGTTTACAAGCGAGACCGACCCTTCAGATGCTCAGAGTGCAATGAGGACTTTGAAAGGCAGTACCATCTCAAAAGACACCGGCTGGAAAAACACCCTCTAATGTTGGACCAGACACGTCCCGGTCATGATACTGCGACGGTAGTACAGGGAGCACAGCCTTCAAATGACAATGACCCTAAGGCCGATATGAGTACGTTAGGTGGAAAAGTTCCAGTAACAAACTCAGGTTAA
- the LOC110534749 gene encoding zinc finger protein 84 isoform X5, whose translation MAVFWKGVETWPAPPVIKQEEMDDDDMESQAYDKWIPVTHWANQNITGESDEQERSQSSGGSKELGLDDFKTEPSPLLVSAEDAAPPIKKKYDKRYTCEICGKTENKKARMTSHMRKHTGLPFNCDICGEKFQCQKLLTRHKRFNHYTGIIYSCSVCGKTFMQVTSRDTHERGHTGKNYWCSDCGETFKERQERDTHECIVYKGDRPFSCSECNKDFERQYHLKKHQLEKHSLMVEQTVEPEPESKDIEDQQSQFESESSEAPTHFTCDICGMTIMNKGNINRHMLTHTKKPFSCDICGENFKRKAQFTRHQGKHAKVEEKVEKPYSCTVCGMMFVYSKMRNNHERKHIGEDYCCSDCGKKFKERQEHECIVYKGDQPVRCSECNEDFERQYHLKQHQLEKHPLLVDQTVDPEPESKDIEDQQSQLFELAESSETEAPTRFTCDICGMIIMNKGNINRHKLIHTKKPFSCDVCGENFKSHTCLAKHQGKHKSVEEKIEPYSCSMCGMRFVFPKMRDNHECKHIGEDFWCSGCDKTFKERGDRDEHKCTVYKRDRPFRCSECNEDFERQYHLKRHRLEKHPLMLDQTRPGHDTATVVQGAQPSNDNDPKADMSTLGGKVPVTNSG comes from the exons ATG GCTGTCTTttggaagggggtggagacatgGCCTGCACCACCGGTCATCAAACAGGAGGAAATGGATGACGACGACATGGAGTCTCAAG CGTACGACAAGTGGATTCCAGTGACACACTGGGCCAATCAGAATATCACAGGAGAAAGTGACGAGCAAGAGAGAAGTCAATCATCTGGGGGATCCAAAGAACTTGGACTTGACGACTTCAAGACGGAACCGAGTCCGTTGCTGGTGTCAGCTGAGGATGCTGCTCCACCCATAAAGAAGAAATATGATAAAAGGTACACCTGTGAAATATGTGGAAAGACTGAGAACAAGAAAGCCAGAATGACGAGTCACATGCGAAAGCACACAGGGTTGCCCTTTAACTGCGATATCTGTGGCGAGAAATTCCAGTGTCAGAAATTATTGACCAGACACAAGCGCTTCAATCACTACACAGGGATCATCTACAGTTGCTCTGTGTGCGGAAAAACGTTCATGCAGGTCACATCTCGCGACACACATGAGCGTGGTCACACTGGAAAAAACTATTGGTGCTCAGACTGTGGCGAGACATTCAAGGAGCGCCAGGAACGCGACACACATGAGTGCATTGTTTACAAGGGAGACCGGCCCTTCAGCTGCTCCGAGTGCAACAAGGACTTTGAAAGGCAGTACCATCTCAAAAAACACCAGCTAGAAAAACACTCTCTAATGGTGGAGCAGACTGTCGAACCAGAACCTGAGTCCAAGGACATTGAGGACCAACAGAGTCAGTTTGAATCTGAGAGTTCTGAGGCACCCACACATTTCACCTGTGACATATGTGGAATGACTATTATGAATAAAGGCAACATCAACAGACACATGTTAACACACACAAAGAAGCCCTTTAGTTGCGATATCTGTGGTGAGAATTTTAAGCGCAAAGCCCAATTCACCCGACATCAGGGCAAACACGCGAAAGTTGAGGAGAAAGTAGAAAAACCCTACAGTTGCACTGTGTGCGGAATGATGTTTGTGTATTCTAAAATGCGCAACAACCATGAGCGCAAACATATTGGAGAAGACTATTGTTGTTCAGACTGTGGCAAGAAGTTCAAGGAGCGTCAGGAGCACGAGTGCATTGTTTACAAAGGAGACCAGCCCGTCAGATGCTCCGAGTGCAATGAGGACTTTGAAAGGCAGTACCATCTCAAACAACACCAGCTGGAAAAACACCCTCTATTAGTGGACCAGACAGTCGACCCAGAACCTGAGTCCAAGGACATTGAGGACCAACAGAGTCAGTTGTTTGAGTTAGCGGAGAGTTCTGAGACTGAGGCACCCACGCGTTTCACCTGTGACATATGTGGTATGATTATTATGAATAAAGGCAACATTAACAGACACAAGTTAATACACACAAAGAAGCCCTTTAGTTGTGATGTCTGTGGTGAGAATTTTAAGAGCCACACCTGTTTAGCCAAACATCAAGGAAAACACAAGAGTGTTGAGGAGAAAATAGAACCATACAGTTGCTCTATGTGTGGAATGAGGTTTGTATTTCCTAAAATGCGTGACAACCATGAATGCAAACACATTGGAGAAGACTTCTGGTGCTCAGGATGTGACAAGACGTTCAAGGAGCGAGGGGATCGCGATGAGCACAAGTGCACTGTTTACAAGCGAGACCGACCCTTCAGATGCTCAGAGTGCAATGAGGACTTTGAAAGGCAGTACCATCTCAAAAGACACCGGCTGGAAAAACACCCTCTAATGTTGGACCAGACACGTCCCGGTCATGATACTGCGACGGTAGTACAGGGAGCACAGCCTTCAAATGACAATGACCCTAAGGCCGATATGAGTACGTTAGGTGGAAAAGTTCCAGTAACAAACTCAGGTTAA
- the LOC110534749 gene encoding zinc finger protein 221 isoform X2: MSFELAFRSRVASIMETLTATALQDICQLMGETYAALRVEMVHEQNQSSRTKLQEMENGTGVENPANCMERIHKLSLRNFPVVEQILNEQEANGLWLEGDPTVEDEGPPSLVPEGEEPAQPLSQTTDMAVFWKGVETWPAPPVIKQEEMDDDDMESQAYDKWIPVTHWANQNITGESDEQERSQSSGGSKELGLDDFKTEPSPLLVSAEDAAPPIKKKYDKRYTCEICGKTENKKARMTSHMRKHTGLPFNCDICGEKFQCQKLLTRHKRFNHYTGIIYSCSVCGKTFMQVTSRDTHERGHTGKNYWCSDCGETFKERQERDTHECIVYKGDRPFSCSECNKDFERQYHLKKHQLEKHSLMVEQTVEPEPESKDIEDQQSQFESESSEAPTHFTCDICGMTIMNKGNINRHMLTHTKKPFSCDICGENFKRKAQFTRHQGKHAKVEEKVEKPYSCTVCGMMFVYSKMRNNHERKHIGEDYCCSDCGKKFKERQEHECIVYKGDQPVRCSECNEDFERQYHLKQHQLEKHPLLVDQTVDPEPESKDIEDQQSQLFELAESSETEAPTRFTCDICGMIIMNKGNINRHKLIHTKKPFSCDVCGENFKSHTCLAKHQGKHKSVEEKIEPYSCSMCGMRFVFPKMRDNHECKHIGEDFWCSGCDKTFKERGDRDEHKCTVYKRDRPFRCSECNEDFERQYHLKRHRLEKHPLMLDQTRPGHDTATVVQGAQPSNDNDPKADMSTLGGKVPVTNSG, translated from the exons GTTTGAGAAACTTCCCAGTTGTCGAGCAAATCCTCAATGAACAAGAGGCCAATGGTCTTTGGCTAGAAGGTGATCCTACTGTGGAAGACGAAGGTCCACCCTCACTGGTACCAGAAGGAGAAGAGCCAGCACAGCCTCTTAGTCAGACAACAGACATG GCTGTCTTttggaagggggtggagacatgGCCTGCACCACCGGTCATCAAACAGGAGGAAATGGATGACGACGACATGGAGTCTCAAG CGTACGACAAGTGGATTCCAGTGACACACTGGGCCAATCAGAATATCACAGGAGAAAGTGACGAGCAAGAGAGAAGTCAATCATCTGGGGGATCCAAAGAACTTGGACTTGACGACTTCAAGACGGAACCGAGTCCGTTGCTGGTGTCAGCTGAGGATGCTGCTCCACCCATAAAGAAGAAATATGATAAAAGGTACACCTGTGAAATATGTGGAAAGACTGAGAACAAGAAAGCCAGAATGACGAGTCACATGCGAAAGCACACAGGGTTGCCCTTTAACTGCGATATCTGTGGCGAGAAATTCCAGTGTCAGAAATTATTGACCAGACACAAGCGCTTCAATCACTACACAGGGATCATCTACAGTTGCTCTGTGTGCGGAAAAACGTTCATGCAGGTCACATCTCGCGACACACATGAGCGTGGTCACACTGGAAAAAACTATTGGTGCTCAGACTGTGGCGAGACATTCAAGGAGCGCCAGGAACGCGACACACATGAGTGCATTGTTTACAAGGGAGACCGGCCCTTCAGCTGCTCCGAGTGCAACAAGGACTTTGAAAGGCAGTACCATCTCAAAAAACACCAGCTAGAAAAACACTCTCTAATGGTGGAGCAGACTGTCGAACCAGAACCTGAGTCCAAGGACATTGAGGACCAACAGAGTCAGTTTGAATCTGAGAGTTCTGAGGCACCCACACATTTCACCTGTGACATATGTGGAATGACTATTATGAATAAAGGCAACATCAACAGACACATGTTAACACACACAAAGAAGCCCTTTAGTTGCGATATCTGTGGTGAGAATTTTAAGCGCAAAGCCCAATTCACCCGACATCAGGGCAAACACGCGAAAGTTGAGGAGAAAGTAGAAAAACCCTACAGTTGCACTGTGTGCGGAATGATGTTTGTGTATTCTAAAATGCGCAACAACCATGAGCGCAAACATATTGGAGAAGACTATTGTTGTTCAGACTGTGGCAAGAAGTTCAAGGAGCGTCAGGAGCACGAGTGCATTGTTTACAAAGGAGACCAGCCCGTCAGATGCTCCGAGTGCAATGAGGACTTTGAAAGGCAGTACCATCTCAAACAACACCAGCTGGAAAAACACCCTCTATTAGTGGACCAGACAGTCGACCCAGAACCTGAGTCCAAGGACATTGAGGACCAACAGAGTCAGTTGTTTGAGTTAGCGGAGAGTTCTGAGACTGAGGCACCCACGCGTTTCACCTGTGACATATGTGGTATGATTATTATGAATAAAGGCAACATTAACAGACACAAGTTAATACACACAAAGAAGCCCTTTAGTTGTGATGTCTGTGGTGAGAATTTTAAGAGCCACACCTGTTTAGCCAAACATCAAGGAAAACACAAGAGTGTTGAGGAGAAAATAGAACCATACAGTTGCTCTATGTGTGGAATGAGGTTTGTATTTCCTAAAATGCGTGACAACCATGAATGCAAACACATTGGAGAAGACTTCTGGTGCTCAGGATGTGACAAGACGTTCAAGGAGCGAGGGGATCGCGATGAGCACAAGTGCACTGTTTACAAGCGAGACCGACCCTTCAGATGCTCAGAGTGCAATGAGGACTTTGAAAGGCAGTACCATCTCAAAAGACACCGGCTGGAAAAACACCCTCTAATGTTGGACCAGACACGTCCCGGTCATGATACTGCGACGGTAGTACAGGGAGCACAGCCTTCAAATGACAATGACCCTAAGGCCGATATGAGTACGTTAGGTGGAAAAGTTCCAGTAACAAACTCAGGTTAA